The proteins below come from a single Serratia ficaria genomic window:
- the pflB gene encoding formate C-acetyltransferase gives MTELNEKLAKAWEGFSKGDWQNEVNVRDFIQKNYTPYEGDESFLAGATEATTTLWDKVMEGIKLENRTHAPVDFDTNVAATITSHDAGYIAKELETIVGLQTDAPLKRALIPFGGIKMVEGSCKVYGRELDPQLKKVFTEYRKTHNQGVFDVYTKDILNCRKSGVLTGLPDAYGRGRIIGDYRRVALYGIDFLMADKLNQFKSLQTKLENGEDLEMTIQLREEIAEQHRALGQIKEMAAKYGYDISGPATNAQEAVQWTYFGYLAAVKSQNGAAMSFGRVSTFLDVFIERDIKEGKLTEEQAQELIDHLVMKLRMVRFLRTPEYDELFSGDPIWATESLAGMGVDGRTLVTKNSFRFLNTLYTMGPSPEPNMTILWSEKLPLNFKKYAAKVSIDTSSVQYENDDLMRPDFNNDDYAIACCVSPMIVGKQMQFFGARANLAKTMLYAINGGVDEKLKMQVGPKEAPMMDEVLDYDKVMERMDHFMDWLAKQYVTALNIIHYMHDKYSYEAALMALHDRDVYRTMACGIAGLSVAADSLSAIKYAKVTTIRDEDGLATDFKIEGEYPQFGNNDARVDDIACDLVERFMKKIQKLRTYRNAVPTQSVLTITSNVVYGKKTGNTPDGRRAGAPFGPGANPMHGRDQKGAVASLTSVAKLPFAYAKDGISYTFSIVPNALGKDDDVRKANLAGLMDGYFHHEAAIEGGQHLNVNVMNREMLLEAMENPEKYPQLTIRVSGYAVRFNSLTKEQQQDVITRTFTQSM, from the coding sequence ATGACCGAACTTAACGAAAAGTTAGCCAAAGCTTGGGAAGGTTTCAGCAAAGGTGACTGGCAGAATGAAGTCAACGTTCGTGACTTTATCCAGAAAAACTACACTCCTTACGAGGGTGATGAATCCTTCCTGGCGGGCGCGACTGAAGCCACCACCACCTTGTGGGACAAGGTTATGGAAGGGATCAAACTGGAGAACCGCACCCATGCGCCAGTTGATTTCGACACCAACGTCGCCGCGACCATCACTTCTCACGACGCAGGCTACATCGCCAAAGAGCTGGAAACCATCGTCGGCCTGCAAACCGACGCACCGCTGAAACGCGCCCTGATCCCCTTCGGCGGCATCAAGATGGTGGAAGGTTCCTGTAAAGTCTACGGCCGCGAGCTGGATCCGCAGCTGAAGAAAGTGTTCACCGAGTACCGTAAAACCCACAACCAGGGCGTATTCGACGTTTACACCAAAGACATCCTGAACTGCCGTAAATCCGGCGTGCTGACCGGTCTGCCGGATGCCTACGGCCGCGGCCGCATCATCGGCGACTACCGCCGCGTCGCGCTGTACGGCATCGATTTCCTGATGGCCGACAAGCTGAACCAGTTCAAATCGCTGCAGACCAAGCTGGAAAACGGCGAAGACCTGGAAATGACCATCCAGCTGCGCGAAGAAATCGCCGAACAGCACCGCGCTCTGGGCCAGATCAAAGAAATGGCCGCCAAATACGGCTACGACATCTCCGGCCCGGCCACCAACGCGCAAGAAGCGGTGCAGTGGACCTACTTCGGCTACCTGGCCGCGGTGAAATCCCAGAACGGCGCCGCCATGTCCTTCGGCCGCGTTTCCACCTTCCTGGACGTGTTCATCGAGCGCGACATCAAAGAAGGCAAACTGACGGAAGAGCAGGCGCAAGAGCTGATTGACCACCTGGTGATGAAGCTGCGCATGGTGCGCTTCCTGCGTACCCCGGAGTACGACGAGCTGTTCTCCGGCGACCCAATCTGGGCGACCGAATCCCTGGCGGGCATGGGCGTTGACGGCCGTACCCTGGTGACCAAAAACAGTTTCCGTTTCCTGAACACCCTGTACACCATGGGTCCGTCGCCGGAACCGAACATGACCATCCTGTGGTCTGAAAAACTGCCGTTGAACTTCAAAAAATACGCCGCGAAAGTGTCTATCGACACCTCCTCCGTACAGTATGAAAACGACGACCTGATGCGCCCTGACTTCAACAACGACGATTACGCCATCGCCTGTTGCGTCAGCCCGATGATCGTCGGCAAACAGATGCAGTTCTTCGGCGCGCGCGCCAACCTGGCGAAAACCATGCTGTACGCCATCAACGGCGGCGTGGATGAAAAACTGAAAATGCAGGTTGGCCCGAAAGAAGCGCCAATGATGGACGAAGTGCTGGACTATGACAAAGTCATGGAACGCATGGACCACTTTATGGACTGGCTGGCCAAGCAGTACGTGACCGCGCTGAACATCATTCACTACATGCACGACAAGTACAGCTACGAAGCCGCGCTGATGGCGCTGCACGACCGCGACGTTTACCGCACCATGGCCTGCGGCATCGCCGGTCTGTCGGTCGCGGCAGACTCCCTGTCCGCCATCAAGTACGCCAAAGTCACCACCATCCGTGACGAAGACGGCCTGGCGACCGACTTCAAAATCGAAGGCGAATATCCGCAGTTCGGTAACAACGATGCCCGCGTCGATGACATCGCCTGTGACCTGGTGGAACGTTTCATGAAGAAAATTCAGAAACTGCGCACCTACCGCAATGCGGTGCCGACCCAGTCGGTGCTGACCATCACTTCCAACGTGGTGTACGGCAAGAAAACCGGTAATACCCCAGATGGTCGCCGCGCAGGCGCTCCATTCGGTCCGGGCGCCAACCCGATGCACGGCCGTGACCAGAAAGGCGCAGTAGCCTCCCTGACTTCCGTAGCCAAACTGCCGTTTGCCTACGCCAAAGACGGGATCTCCTACACCTTCTCCATCGTGCCGAACGCCCTGGGCAAAGACGACGACGTGCGCAAAGCCAACCTGGCGGGCCTGATGGACGGTTACTTCCACCATGAAGCCGCCATCGAAGGCGGTCAGCACCTGAACGTCAACGTGATGAACCGCGAAATGCTGCTGGAGGCGATGGAAAACCCTGAGAAATACCCTCAGCTGACCATCCGCGTATCCGGTTACGCCGTGCGCTTCAACTCGCTGACCAAAGAGCAACAGCAGGACGTAATTACCCGTACTTTCACCCAGTCGATGTAA
- the focA gene encoding formate transporter FocA produces the protein MKTDNPFDLILPAATAKIAEDAGVYKATKHPLKTFYLAITAGVFISIAFVFYITATTGTAGVPFGLAKLVGGICFSLGLMLVVVSGADLFTSTVLIVIAKASGRISWCQLGVNWLNVYIGNLVGALFFVALIWFSGEYMVDNGLWGLNVLQTADHKLHHTFIEAVCLGILANLMVCLAVWMSYSGRSLMDKMFAMILPVGMFVASGFEHSIANMFMIPMGIVVKHFATPEFWQAVGATPEQFAHLTVSNFIIDNLIPVTIGNIIGGGLLVGLTYWVIYLRGGEQQH, from the coding sequence GTGAAAACTGACAACCCCTTCGATCTGATACTACCTGCGGCAACGGCGAAAATCGCCGAAGATGCAGGTGTTTATAAAGCCACCAAGCATCCGCTGAAAACTTTTTATTTGGCGATCACCGCCGGTGTCTTCATTTCTATCGCGTTTGTCTTTTACATCACCGCGACTACCGGCACCGCCGGCGTGCCTTTCGGCCTGGCTAAACTGGTCGGCGGCATCTGCTTCTCTCTGGGGTTAATGCTGGTGGTGGTCTCGGGCGCAGACCTGTTCACCTCCACCGTGCTGATCGTGATCGCCAAGGCCAGCGGCCGCATCAGCTGGTGCCAGCTGGGGGTTAACTGGCTGAACGTGTATATCGGCAACCTGGTCGGCGCGCTGTTCTTCGTGGCGCTGATTTGGTTCTCCGGCGAATACATGGTCGATAACGGCCTGTGGGGCCTGAACGTGCTGCAAACGGCGGATCACAAACTGCACCACACCTTTATCGAAGCCGTCTGCCTGGGCATTCTGGCTAACCTGATGGTCTGTCTGGCGGTATGGATGAGCTACTCCGGCCGCAGCCTGATGGACAAAATGTTCGCCATGATCCTGCCGGTCGGCATGTTTGTCGCCAGCGGTTTCGAACACAGCATCGCCAACATGTTTATGATCCCTATGGGTATCGTGGTTAAACACTTCGCCACGCCGGAATTCTGGCAAGCCGTAGGGGCAACACCCGAGCAATTTGCTCATCTGACCGTAAGCAACTTCATCATCGACAACCTGATCCCGGTGACCATTGGCAACATCATTGGCGGCGGCCTGCTGGTTGGGTTGACTTACTGGGTAATTTATCTGCGCGGTGGTGAGCAACAGCACTAA